In a single window of the Limnochorda sp. L945t genome:
- a CDS encoding clostripain-related cysteine peptidase, translating into MTRAGLVLVAGDPGRRPPSDPVTLAEFMTRSAKNDPARRHGLILWNHGAGSVVGFGADEGYGGQSLSVTGIRQALEIRRDLERAHERAGATLELIGLNGSLMSTTEVAYAVSPFARCMVAS; encoded by the coding sequence GTGACAAGAGCCGGGCTCGTACTCGTCGCCGGCGACCCGGGACGGCGCCCGCCGAGCGACCCTGTCACGCTGGCGGAGTTCATGACACGGTCCGCGAAAAACGACCCTGCCAGGCGGCACGGCCTCATCCTGTGGAACCACGGGGCGGGCTCGGTCGTGGGGTTTGGGGCCGACGAGGGCTACGGCGGCCAGTCCCTTTCGGTGACGGGGATCCGGCAGGCTCTGGAGATCCGGCGGGACCTGGAACGGGCCCACGAGCGCGCCGGTGCGACGCTTGAACTCATCGGGTTGAACGGCTCTCTCATGAGCACGACTGAGGTCGCGTACGCCGTCAGCCCGTTCGCCCGCTGCATGGTCGCCTCGTAG